In Geobacillus kaustophilus, a genomic segment contains:
- the tnpC gene encoding IS66 family transposase, with protein MLTVQQAVLTVESLISKVQQQKQLIHQLIQENEHLRQENKQLRKENEQLKYRVQELEARTKKNSSNSHLPPSSDRFEKKRSSREPSDKKPGGREGHEGTTLRQVEHPHHRVVHRVHTCQGCGSSLRDVKPFKVDVRQVFDLPPVTMEVTQHEREVKSCPHCRCVQQAEFPSHVTNHVQYGPRITALVVYLYNIQMIPYQRLRDMMEELYQHPISTGTLVNMVKRGREALEPNMDIIEEALLQSDILHVDETSLRIDGKQAWVHVACTSAYTYLAPHASRGKKATDEIGILPRYKGTMMHDAFGTYPRYTEATHALCHAHHLRDLKGFIEQGHTWAKRMTTFLLNAKQVVEQHGGFLPEEEAKRWEHVYDRILEKANHQLEGMTPLPKKALSFVRRLQKRKEEALRFLREAHVPFDNNQAERDLRMVKVKENISGTFRQETFAQSFCIARSIVSTLTKHEKNVWDSLCLLLTGETIDRVLSAT; from the coding sequence ATGTTGACGGTACAACAAGCTGTATTGACGGTTGAAAGCTTAATCAGCAAAGTCCAACAACAAAAACAGCTCATTCATCAACTCATTCAAGAAAATGAACATTTGCGTCAAGAAAACAAACAGCTACGCAAAGAAAATGAACAACTGAAGTATCGTGTTCAAGAGCTGGAAGCACGCACGAAAAAAAACAGCTCTAATAGCCATCTGCCCCCATCTTCTGACCGTTTTGAGAAAAAGCGTTCCTCTCGTGAACCGTCTGACAAAAAGCCTGGCGGACGGGAGGGACATGAGGGAACGACGCTCCGTCAAGTGGAACATCCACATCATCGTGTCGTCCATCGCGTACATACGTGTCAAGGATGCGGGTCTTCTTTGCGTGACGTAAAACCGTTCAAAGTCGATGTCCGTCAAGTGTTTGATCTGCCTCCCGTGACGATGGAAGTGACACAACATGAACGCGAAGTGAAATCATGTCCACATTGCCGATGCGTGCAACAAGCCGAGTTCCCATCACACGTCACCAATCATGTGCAATATGGTCCACGGATCACGGCGCTTGTCGTGTATTTATACAACATACAAATGATTCCATATCAACGTTTACGTGACATGATGGAAGAGCTATATCAACATCCGATCAGCACAGGAACACTTGTCAATATGGTCAAACGAGGTCGCGAAGCACTCGAACCAAACATGGACATCATCGAGGAAGCATTGCTTCAATCGGACATCTTGCATGTCGATGAAACGAGCTTGCGGATCGATGGCAAACAGGCCTGGGTTCATGTCGCCTGTACATCCGCATATACGTACTTAGCTCCTCACGCTTCTCGTGGAAAGAAAGCAACCGATGAAATCGGGATTCTTCCACGATATAAAGGAACGATGATGCATGATGCATTCGGTACATACCCGAGATACACCGAAGCCACACATGCCCTTTGTCATGCCCATCATTTACGTGACTTGAAAGGATTCATCGAACAAGGGCATACATGGGCAAAACGGATGACCACGTTTCTATTAAATGCCAAACAAGTGGTCGAACAACATGGTGGCTTTCTTCCTGAAGAAGAAGCGAAACGTTGGGAGCACGTGTATGATCGCATACTCGAGAAAGCCAACCATCAGTTGGAAGGGATGACACCGTTGCCGAAAAAAGCGCTCTCCTTCGTTCGGCGACTTCAAAAACGAAAGGAAGAAGCGTTGCGCTTTTTGCGTGAAGCTCACGTTCCTTTTGACAACAACCAAGCCGAACGGGATCTTCGCATGGTCAAAGTCAAAGAGAACATCTCGGGTACATTTCGTCAGGAAACGTTCGCGCAGTCGTTTTGCATCGCAAGGAGCATCGTTTCCACACTCACCAAGCACGAAAAAAACGTGTGGGACTCGTTGTGTCTTCTGTTGACAGGCGAAACGATAGATCGTGTTCTTTCCGCTACGTAG
- a CDS encoding L,D-transpeptidase — MRVWLAICLVITAVLGAPFQTAAEAKPLVIVNKAINKLALVRDGRIEAVYPVATGVNTDLTPEGMFTVTVKAKHPYYRKKNIPGGAPNNPLGTRWIGFNARGTDGRTYGIHGTNNPASIGGYVSQGCVRMHNRDVEQLYERVPIGANVLILRSNESFYAIAKRYGAVQ, encoded by the coding sequence ATGCGGGTATGGTTGGCCATTTGTCTCGTGATAACCGCAGTGTTGGGGGCGCCTTTCCAGACAGCGGCGGAGGCGAAGCCGCTCGTGATTGTGAACAAAGCGATCAATAAGCTCGCGCTCGTCCGCGACGGCCGCATCGAAGCCGTTTATCCGGTGGCGACCGGGGTCAATACCGATTTGACGCCGGAAGGAATGTTTACGGTGACGGTGAAGGCGAAACACCCGTATTATCGGAAAAAGAACATCCCGGGCGGGGCGCCGAACAATCCGCTCGGCACAAGGTGGATCGGCTTTAACGCGCGCGGGACGGACGGGCGCACGTACGGCATTCATGGCACGAACAACCCGGCGTCGATTGGCGGCTACGTTTCGCAAGGCTGTGTGCGCATGCACAACCGCGATGTCGAGCAGCTGTATGAACGGGTGCCCATCGGCGCCAACGTGCTCATTCTCCGCAGCAACGAATCGTTTTACGCCATTGCCAAACGGTACGGCGCTGTCCAATGA
- a CDS encoding ABC transporter permease, giving the protein MTLFTRLSWFYAKQMGKSILYMGTYTFWFIMLMMRFLIRQYDSFGKTDYGNFVGEMTLIVQAAMLLFMVFFYKLFSDEYRFGANLLFAGSLHITALKIAALFVNHLLFLSFFTGLQVVLVWQFYRTWGLPFSSLYTETASYIAVYWLLPFVFAFFLGIFNALLFGKNRLSFAWMMVIWLAIGPMNTQLFSRYFHLIPFSDIRSLFYIGPLNMDDVFRDVIGYHVSLSTYMKILFWILSSMMAVWAILWKTARTTKEKAAIITGVVLLLAGDAWLFPHLFTGNKLVFSYADLAQENVYYQTHDSTIQPSTLHYSIERYDIQLEAKNGVHAKVKVTLRQIRGDTLSFVLYHHFALKRITDQTGNQLPFTQQGDVITVKRLSNRLTDKWTFEYQLNDSAQIPVSPHYLFLPSDFSWVPTKANHAPFAFVNVHSSPVPVSMQSSHPIRYTLSFYGMAPFYTNLPRRSDGMYEGVVSGGITAVAGMFLKEKIGPWQIVYPADWPNLKQDWPIFERHVRRIHHDIVQMFDLKAAKLPTNIVLLAPHGEQRCVYSSDHLLLQIDTPYSLRSQEGTLMYLPEIITEGLLWRGTHLSMQKDVFQALLSRWFQQQLALPYSGGDLTFDLALSVDPPDKKTEEVLRKLYGEYERLSDEKKQKFLALWYKQINEGADNSWEKAIQLIRIVQEGQT; this is encoded by the coding sequence ATGACTTTGTTTACTCGCCTATCATGGTTTTACGCCAAACAGATGGGAAAAAGTATTCTCTATATGGGAACATACACATTTTGGTTCATCATGCTGATGATGCGCTTTCTCATTCGCCAGTACGATTCCTTTGGCAAGACGGATTATGGAAACTTTGTCGGGGAAATGACGTTAATCGTCCAAGCAGCCATGCTACTGTTTATGGTATTTTTTTATAAGTTGTTCTCTGATGAATACCGATTTGGCGCCAATCTTTTGTTTGCCGGTTCACTGCACATCACAGCGTTGAAAATCGCCGCCTTGTTCGTGAATCACTTGCTGTTTCTTTCATTCTTCACCGGTCTGCAAGTTGTACTTGTATGGCAGTTTTACCGCACATGGGGTCTTCCCTTTTCTTCGTTGTATACCGAAACGGCATCGTATATTGCCGTATATTGGCTATTGCCGTTCGTATTTGCCTTTTTTCTTGGTATTTTCAATGCTCTATTGTTTGGGAAAAATCGATTAAGCTTTGCCTGGATGATGGTCATTTGGCTGGCCATAGGCCCGATGAATACACAATTGTTTTCCCGTTATTTCCATCTAATCCCTTTTTCCGACATCCGTAGTTTGTTTTACATCGGTCCGCTGAATATGGACGATGTATTTCGTGACGTCATTGGGTACCATGTCAGCCTTTCGACGTATATGAAAATATTGTTTTGGATCCTATCGTCGATGATGGCGGTATGGGCTATTCTTTGGAAAACGGCCCGCACGACAAAGGAGAAAGCGGCCATTATTACGGGTGTTGTTTTGCTTTTGGCGGGTGATGCTTGGTTGTTTCCGCATCTTTTCACTGGAAACAAACTGGTGTTCAGCTACGCTGATTTGGCTCAAGAAAACGTTTACTACCAAACTCATGATTCAACCATCCAACCAAGCACATTGCACTATTCGATTGAGCGATACGACATTCAGCTGGAGGCCAAAAACGGTGTACATGCGAAAGTGAAAGTGACCTTGCGCCAAATTCGGGGCGACACGCTGTCGTTCGTGCTTTATCATCATTTTGCTCTGAAGCGAATCACCGATCAAACTGGAAACCAGCTTCCTTTTACTCAACAGGGGGATGTCATCACGGTTAAACGGTTATCCAATCGCTTGACTGACAAATGGACGTTTGAGTATCAATTGAACGATTCCGCGCAAATTCCCGTTTCACCGCACTATTTGTTTTTACCGAGCGATTTCAGCTGGGTGCCGACAAAAGCCAATCATGCTCCGTTTGCCTTTGTGAACGTTCATTCCAGTCCGGTGCCTGTATCAATGCAATCGAGCCATCCGATCCGCTATACGTTGTCGTTTTATGGAATGGCGCCATTTTATACGAATTTGCCGCGCCGAAGCGACGGAATGTACGAAGGAGTTGTATCCGGCGGCATTACAGCTGTGGCAGGAATGTTTTTGAAGGAAAAAATCGGGCCATGGCAGATCGTTTACCCTGCCGACTGGCCGAATCTTAAGCAAGATTGGCCGATTTTCGAACGTCATGTACGGCGCATCCACCATGATATCGTGCAGATGTTCGATTTAAAAGCGGCAAAGTTGCCGACAAACATCGTGTTGCTCGCTCCCCATGGTGAACAACGGTGTGTATATAGCAGCGATCACCTGCTTCTTCAAATTGATACGCCATATTCCCTTCGCTCCCAAGAAGGAACATTGATGTATTTGCCGGAAATCATCACAGAAGGGCTTCTTTGGAGGGGAACACATTTATCAATGCAAAAAGACGTGTTTCAAGCGTTGTTGTCAAGATGGTTCCAACAACAATTAGCCCTTCCCTATTCCGGAGGAGATTTGACGTTTGATTTGGCTTTGTCAGTGGATCCCCCTGACAAGAAAACAGAGGAAGTGCTGAGGAAGCTGTATGGGGAGTATGAACGCTTATCCGATGAGAAAAAACAAAAATTTTTGGCTTTATGGTACAAACAAATAAATGAAGGAGCAGATAACAGCTGGGAGAAAGCGATACAGCTTATCCGCATCGTTCAGGAGGGACAGACATGA
- the gndA gene encoding NADP-dependent phosphogluconate dehydrogenase, giving the protein MAKQQIGVIGLAVMGKNLALNIESKGYSVAVYNRSREKTDEFLQEAKGKNIVGTYSIEEFVNALEKPRKILLMVKAGAPTDATIEQLKPHLEKGDILIDGGNTYFKDTQRRNKELAELGIHFIGTGVSGGEEGALKGPSIMPGGQKEAHELVRPIFEAIAAKVDGEPCTTYIGPDGAGHYVKMVHNGIEYGDMQLIAEAYFLLKHVLGMDANELHEVFADWNKGELNSYLIEITADIFTKIDEETGKPLVDVILDKAGQKGTGKWTSQNALDLGVPLPIITESVFARFISAMKDERVKASKVLSGPAVKPFEGDRAHFIEAVRRALYMSKICSYAQGFAQMKAASEEYNWNLRYGDIAMIFRGGCIIRAQFLQKIKEAYDRDPELPNLLLDPYFQDIVERYQDALREIVAIAAMRGIPTPGFASALAYYDSYRTAVLPANLIQAQRDYFGAHTYERVDKEGIFHTEWLK; this is encoded by the coding sequence ATGGCGAAACAGCAAATCGGCGTCATCGGACTGGCGGTCATGGGGAAAAACTTGGCGTTGAACATTGAGAGCAAAGGCTATTCGGTGGCGGTATACAACCGTTCGCGCGAAAAAACGGACGAATTTTTGCAGGAAGCGAAAGGAAAAAACATCGTCGGTACATACAGCATCGAAGAATTCGTCAACGCCCTCGAAAAACCGCGGAAAATTTTGCTGATGGTGAAAGCGGGAGCGCCGACGGACGCGACGATCGAACAGCTGAAGCCGCATCTGGAAAAAGGCGATATTTTAATTGACGGGGGCAACACGTATTTTAAAGATACGCAGCGCCGCAATAAAGAACTGGCTGAACTCGGCATTCACTTTATCGGCACGGGCGTTTCCGGCGGCGAGGAAGGGGCGTTGAAAGGTCCGTCGATCATGCCGGGCGGGCAAAAAGAAGCGCATGAGCTCGTGCGTCCGATCTTTGAAGCCATCGCCGCCAAAGTCGACGGCGAGCCGTGCACGACGTACATCGGTCCGGACGGCGCCGGGCACTACGTTAAAATGGTGCATAACGGCATCGAATACGGCGACATGCAGCTGATCGCGGAAGCCTACTTCCTGCTCAAACATGTGCTCGGCATGGATGCGAACGAGTTGCATGAAGTGTTCGCCGACTGGAACAAAGGGGAATTGAACAGCTATTTAATCGAGATCACCGCTGACATTTTCACGAAAATCGATGAAGAGACGGGCAAGCCGTTGGTCGATGTTATTCTGGACAAAGCCGGGCAAAAAGGGACGGGCAAATGGACGAGCCAAAACGCCCTTGATTTGGGCGTGCCGCTGCCGATCATCACGGAATCGGTGTTTGCCCGTTTCATCTCGGCGATGAAAGACGAGCGCGTGAAAGCAAGCAAAGTCCTCTCCGGCCCGGCGGTCAAGCCGTTTGAAGGCGACCGCGCCCACTTCATCGAAGCCGTGCGCCGTGCGCTTTATATGAGCAAAATTTGCTCATACGCCCAAGGGTTTGCGCAAATGAAGGCGGCTTCTGAGGAATACAACTGGAACTTGCGGTATGGCGATATCGCCATGATCTTCCGCGGCGGCTGCATTATCCGCGCGCAATTTTTGCAAAAAATTAAAGAGGCGTACGACCGCGATCCAGAGCTGCCGAACTTGCTCTTGGATCCGTATTTCCAAGACATTGTCGAACGCTACCAAGACGCCTTGCGCGAAATTGTCGCCATCGCGGCGATGCGCGGCATTCCGACGCCAGGGTTCGCAAGCGCCCTCGCCTATTACGACAGCTACCGCACCGCGGTGCTCCCGGCCAACTTAATCCAAGCGCAGCGCGACTACTTCGGCGCCCACACGTACGAACGCGTCGACAAAGAAGGCATTTTCCATACGGAATGGTTGAAATAA
- the mce gene encoding methylmalonyl-CoA epimerase produces the protein MQVKKVDHIGIAVRSIEKALPFYTDVLGLPFLGIEEVESEQVKVAFLQAGEAKLELLEPLSPESAVAKFIEKRGEGIHHVALGVDDITERIRELKERGIRMIQDAPKRGAGGAWVAFMHPKSTGGVLYELCERTNRTEGHQ, from the coding sequence ATGCAGGTGAAAAAAGTCGACCATATCGGCATCGCTGTCCGCTCGATCGAGAAAGCGCTTCCGTTCTATACGGATGTGCTCGGCCTGCCGTTTCTCGGCATTGAGGAAGTCGAGTCGGAACAGGTGAAAGTGGCGTTTTTGCAGGCTGGCGAGGCGAAACTGGAGCTGCTGGAGCCGCTGTCGCCAGAGAGCGCGGTGGCGAAATTTATCGAAAAGCGCGGCGAAGGGATCCATCACGTCGCCCTTGGCGTCGATGATATCACCGAACGCATCCGTGAGCTGAAAGAGCGCGGCATCCGCATGATTCAAGATGCGCCAAAACGCGGCGCCGGCGGGGCGTGGGTGGCCTTCATGCATCCGAAATCGACCGGCGGCGTGTTGTACGAACTTTGTGAACGGACGAACCGAACGGAGGGACACCAATGA
- a CDS encoding acyl-CoA carboxylase subunit beta: protein MSDMYDKINELYDRRREIELGGGDEKIEQQHAKGKLTARERIDLLLDEGTFVELNPFIEHRCTDFGLGEKKGPGDGVVTGYGKINGRTVFVFSQDFTVFGGALGEMHAKKITNIMDLAAKTGAPIIGLNDSGGARIQEGVLSLDGYGHIFYRNAIYSGVIPQISVIMGPCAGGAVYSPAITDFVFMVEKTSQMFITGPKVIEAVTGEKISAEDLGGARVHNTISGNAHFAAANEEEALAEVRRLLGYLPSNNNEKPPFGPIPDGDDYRPDLADVVPIDAVRPYDVRHVIAQVVDDGSFMEVQKDFAKNIVIGFARIKGEVVGLVCNQPKFMAGGLDIDSSDKAARFIRFCDSFNIPIITFEDVTGFFPGVKQEHGGIIRHGAKILYAYSEATVPKITVILRKAYGGAYVALNSKSIGADVVYAWPNAEVAVMGPQGAANIIFASEIEKSPNPEETRAQKIEEYREKFANPYVAAKYGMIDDVIDPRDTRIKLIQALEMLRNKHEERPKKKHGNIPL, encoded by the coding sequence ATGAGCGACATGTACGACAAAATCAACGAACTGTATGACCGTCGCCGCGAAATCGAGCTTGGCGGCGGCGATGAGAAAATTGAACAGCAGCACGCGAAAGGGAAGCTGACGGCGCGCGAGCGGATTGACTTGCTTTTGGATGAAGGAACGTTTGTCGAACTCAATCCGTTCATCGAGCACCGCTGCACCGATTTTGGCCTGGGGGAAAAGAAGGGGCCGGGTGACGGGGTTGTGACCGGCTACGGGAAGATCAACGGCCGCACCGTATTTGTGTTCTCGCAAGATTTCACCGTCTTCGGCGGGGCGCTTGGGGAAATGCATGCGAAAAAGATCACGAACATCATGGATTTGGCGGCGAAAACCGGGGCGCCGATCATCGGCTTGAACGATTCGGGCGGCGCTCGCATTCAAGAAGGGGTCTTGTCGCTTGACGGGTACGGGCACATTTTTTACCGCAACGCCATTTATTCCGGCGTCATCCCGCAAATTTCCGTCATTATGGGGCCGTGCGCCGGCGGGGCCGTCTACTCGCCGGCCATCACCGATTTTGTGTTCATGGTCGAAAAAACGAGCCAAATGTTCATCACCGGCCCGAAAGTGATTGAAGCGGTGACCGGGGAGAAAATCAGCGCCGAAGATTTAGGCGGCGCCCGCGTGCACAACACGATCAGCGGCAACGCCCATTTTGCGGCGGCGAATGAAGAGGAGGCGCTCGCCGAGGTGCGGCGGCTCTTGGGCTATTTGCCGTCCAACAATAACGAAAAGCCGCCGTTTGGCCCGATTCCGGACGGGGACGACTACCGCCCCGATTTGGCCGATGTCGTGCCGATTGACGCCGTCCGCCCGTACGATGTGCGCCACGTCATCGCCCAAGTCGTCGATGACGGATCATTTATGGAAGTGCAAAAAGATTTCGCCAAAAACATCGTGATCGGCTTTGCCCGCATCAAAGGCGAAGTGGTGGGGCTTGTGTGCAACCAGCCGAAGTTTATGGCCGGAGGGCTGGACATCGACTCATCCGACAAGGCGGCGCGGTTTATCCGCTTTTGCGATTCGTTCAACATCCCGATCATTACGTTTGAGGATGTCACCGGCTTTTTCCCGGGCGTCAAGCAGGAGCACGGCGGCATCATCCGCCACGGGGCGAAAATTTTGTACGCCTACTCGGAAGCAACGGTGCCGAAAATTACGGTCATTTTGCGCAAAGCGTACGGCGGCGCGTACGTTGCCTTAAACAGCAAATCGATCGGCGCCGATGTCGTCTATGCGTGGCCGAACGCCGAAGTGGCCGTCATGGGGCCGCAAGGGGCGGCGAACATCATTTTCGCGAGCGAAATTGAAAAAAGTCCGAATCCGGAAGAAACGCGGGCGCAAAAAATTGAAGAATACCGCGAGAAATTCGCCAATCCGTACGTCGCGGCGAAATACGGCATGATCGATGACGTCATCGACCCGCGCGACACGAGAATCAAGCTCATTCAGGCGCTCGAGATGCTTCGAAATAAACACGAAGAACGGCCGAAGAAAAAGCATGGCAACATTCCACTGTAA
- a CDS encoding chemotaxis protein CheW, with amino-acid sequence MDKYVVFRVEREQYAVSIAYVVSIEKMTAPTAVPHMPNAMAGVARIRGELVPVLDMRKLLYGRTIEETEQTRLVVAAVDGLSVAFIVDEAKEIVDIEPGAIKPLQLVSAERTPYVVGIATMPERLLTVLDPRVLFAHLEEADAIREQVAAAQAAAQAIQEGETV; translated from the coding sequence ATGGACAAATACGTGGTCTTTCGCGTCGAGCGGGAACAGTACGCCGTCTCGATCGCGTATGTTGTCTCGATTGAAAAAATGACGGCGCCGACCGCCGTGCCGCATATGCCGAACGCCATGGCGGGCGTCGCACGCATCCGTGGTGAGCTCGTGCCGGTGCTTGATATGCGAAAGCTCCTATACGGGCGGACGATCGAAGAAACCGAGCAGACGCGTCTTGTCGTCGCCGCGGTCGACGGGTTGTCGGTCGCGTTTATCGTCGATGAAGCGAAGGAAATCGTGGATATTGAGCCCGGGGCGATCAAGCCGCTGCAACTCGTATCCGCGGAGCGCACGCCGTATGTTGTCGGGATCGCGACGATGCCTGAGCGGCTGCTGACGGTGCTTGATCCGCGCGTGTTGTTTGCCCATTTGGAGGAAGCGGACGCGATTCGCGAGCAAGTGGCTGCCGCCCAGGCCGCGGCCCAGGCGATCCAAGAAGGAGAGACGGTATAG
- a CDS encoding tripeptidase T produces MVNEQRLVDEFLELVQIDSETKHEGAIAKVLKQKFEALGLEVIEDDAAAKTGHGAGNLICTLPATKDGVDPIYFTSHMDTVVPGKGVKPSIQDGYIVTDGTTILGADDKAGLAAMLEAIRVLNEQNIPHGVIQFIITVGEESGLVGAKALDPSLIQAKYGYALDSDGKVGNIVVAAPTQAKLKVVVHGKTAHAGVAPERGVSAITIAAKAIAKMPLGRIDEETTANIGRFEGGTQTNIVCDRVDILAEARSLVPEKMEDQVAKMKEAFETVAAEMGGRADVEVEVMYPGFTFSDGDHVVEIAKRAAAKIGRPCKLERSGGGSDANIIAGFGIPTVNLAVGYEEIHTTNERMPIEELVKLTEMVIAIVEEVANAG; encoded by the coding sequence ATGGTGAATGAACAGCGTCTTGTCGATGAATTTTTAGAGCTCGTGCAAATCGACTCGGAAACGAAGCATGAGGGAGCCATCGCCAAAGTGTTGAAACAAAAATTTGAAGCGCTCGGCCTTGAGGTGATCGAAGACGATGCCGCCGCGAAAACGGGGCATGGGGCGGGCAACTTGATTTGCACACTCCCGGCGACAAAAGACGGGGTGGATCCGATTTATTTCACGTCTCATATGGATACGGTCGTGCCCGGCAAAGGGGTGAAACCGTCGATTCAAGACGGCTATATCGTCACCGACGGGACGACGATTTTAGGCGCGGACGATAAAGCGGGCTTGGCGGCGATGTTGGAAGCGATTCGGGTGTTGAACGAGCAAAACATCCCGCACGGCGTGATCCAGTTTATCATCACCGTCGGAGAAGAGTCGGGGCTTGTCGGAGCGAAGGCGCTTGACCCGTCGCTCATTCAAGCGAAATACGGCTATGCGTTGGACAGCGACGGAAAAGTCGGCAACATCGTCGTCGCCGCGCCGACGCAGGCGAAGCTGAAAGTGGTGGTGCACGGCAAAACGGCGCACGCCGGCGTCGCACCGGAGCGAGGGGTTTCCGCCATTACGATTGCGGCGAAAGCGATCGCGAAAATGCCGCTCGGCCGCATCGACGAGGAAACAACGGCCAACATCGGCCGCTTCGAGGGCGGCACGCAAACGAACATCGTCTGCGACCGCGTCGATATTTTAGCCGAAGCCCGCTCGCTTGTCCCAGAAAAAATGGAAGACCAAGTGGCGAAAATGAAAGAGGCGTTTGAAACGGTCGCCGCGGAAATGGGCGGCCGCGCCGATGTCGAGGTGGAAGTGATGTACCCGGGCTTTACGTTCAGCGACGGCGACCATGTCGTGGAAATCGCCAAACGGGCGGCGGCGAAAATCGGCCGGCCGTGCAAGCTCGAGCGAAGCGGCGGCGGCAGCGATGCCAACATCATCGCTGGCTTCGGCATTCCGACGGTCAACCTCGCTGTCGGCTATGAAGAAATCCATACGACGAACGAGCGGATGCCGATTGAAGAATTGGTCAAACTGACGGAAATGGTCATCGCCATTGTCGAAGAAGTCGCCAATGCCGGGTGA
- a CDS encoding aromatic acid exporter family protein, whose product MKIGYRTLKTAVGAALAIAITQWLGLHNFASAGIIVILCVQVTKKRSLETARARFAACVVAIGFAALFFTVFGYYPWTIGLLLLLFIPVTVRLKINEGIATSSVIILHLYAAKEMTWGLVANELLLVAVGIGVALIVNMYMPSAEKQLKEYQRIVEDLFRIILKEIVRYLRTNELDWDGKELPLAAEALDKAKKLAMRHADNQLWRNEDEYVRYFRMRERQLEIIEHMLPLVTSLTYTVEQRMMIADFIDELSDAIHPGNTADRFLRRLAEMREQFKAMPLPKTREQFEERAALFHLVRELERYLIIKSEFHPGSEPRRRLEKSVI is encoded by the coding sequence ATGAAAATCGGCTATCGAACGCTAAAAACTGCCGTCGGCGCGGCGTTGGCGATCGCCATCACCCAATGGCTTGGGTTGCACAATTTTGCTTCTGCCGGCATTATCGTCATTTTGTGCGTGCAAGTGACGAAAAAGCGGTCGCTTGAGACCGCCCGGGCGCGTTTTGCGGCGTGCGTCGTCGCGATCGGGTTTGCGGCGTTGTTTTTTACCGTCTTCGGCTATTATCCGTGGACGATTGGGCTGTTGCTGCTTTTGTTTATTCCCGTGACGGTCCGGCTGAAAATAAACGAAGGCATTGCGACAAGCTCGGTCATTATTTTGCATTTGTATGCGGCCAAGGAAATGACGTGGGGATTGGTCGCCAATGAACTGTTGTTGGTGGCTGTCGGCATCGGGGTGGCGCTCATCGTCAATATGTACATGCCGAGCGCCGAGAAGCAGCTCAAAGAGTACCAGCGCATTGTCGAAGATTTGTTCCGCATCATTTTAAAAGAAATCGTCCGCTACTTGCGCACGAATGAACTCGATTGGGACGGCAAAGAGCTGCCGCTCGCCGCGGAGGCGCTCGACAAAGCGAAAAAACTCGCCATGCGCCACGCCGACAACCAATTATGGCGTAATGAAGATGAATATGTCCGCTACTTCCGCATGCGTGAGCGGCAGTTGGAAATCATCGAGCATATGCTTCCGCTTGTGACGTCGCTTACGTACACGGTTGAGCAGCGGATGATGATCGCCGATTTTATCGATGAATTAAGCGACGCCATTCACCCGGGAAATACGGCGGACCGTTTTTTGCGGCGTCTTGCCGAGATGCGCGAACAGTTTAAGGCGATGCCGCTGCCAAAGACGCGCGAGCAGTTTGAAGAGCGAGCGGCGTTGTTTCATTTAGTGCGGGAATTGGAGCGATATTTAATCATTAAAAGCGAATTTCATCCCGGAAGCGAACCGAGACGGCGGCTTGAAAAGTCGGTGATTTAA
- the prli42 gene encoding stressosome-associated protein Prli42 — protein MSRKTQKLVVYLMLICMLLTTLLAGISMWF, from the coding sequence TTGTCGCGCAAAACGCAAAAGTTGGTCGTATATTTAATGCTCATTTGCATGCTGCTGACGACGCTCCTCGCCGGCATCAGCATGTGGTTTTAA